One window of Dyadobacter sandarakinus genomic DNA carries:
- a CDS encoding Gfo/Idh/MocA family protein — MNPNRRHFLRNITAASALVATESIAKPFSIIKDLKKISPNDKIRFATIGMGIQGHSDTKAALRSSPDVEFVAAADLYDGRLTRVKEVFGKDVFTTRDYRQILDRKDIDSVLIVTPDHWHDHITKAALKAGKNVYCEKPMVHHIDEGLSVIDAWKKAGKTMQVGSQRISSAAFKEAKRLFQAGEIGELNYVESNNDRFNAIGAWNYSIPTDASVNTLDWETFLGDAPKTPFDAKRFFRWRNYRDYGTGVAGDLFVHLITGVHFVTNTMGPERIFSSGELSYWKDGRDVPDVLVSILDYPKTDAHPNFQTVLRVNFANAGAIANNTRLIGTEGQIEFTENNLILTKKKLPKAPGFGGYDSYNTFSEAEQKEFKKQYDAQYAEDTRKAEPVKEVRFQAPENDDQHANHFCDFFDNVKKGSLATVEDPIFAFRAAAPVLACNESYFSKKIVNWDPVAMKKKSK, encoded by the coding sequence ATGAATCCGAACCGACGCCATTTTCTCAGGAACATTACGGCTGCATCTGCCCTGGTAGCCACTGAAAGCATTGCCAAACCTTTCAGCATTATCAAGGATCTTAAAAAAATCAGTCCTAATGACAAGATCCGCTTTGCTACCATTGGCATGGGCATCCAGGGACACAGTGATACGAAAGCGGCACTCCGCAGTTCGCCCGACGTGGAGTTTGTGGCCGCCGCAGACTTGTACGACGGCCGGCTCACCAGGGTGAAGGAAGTGTTTGGAAAAGATGTTTTCACGACGCGTGATTACCGCCAGATCCTTGATCGCAAGGATATCGATTCGGTGCTGATCGTAACTCCGGACCACTGGCATGACCATATCACCAAAGCTGCATTGAAGGCCGGCAAGAATGTATATTGTGAAAAACCAATGGTTCACCACATTGATGAAGGATTATCGGTGATTGATGCGTGGAAAAAAGCCGGAAAAACCATGCAGGTAGGCAGTCAGCGGATCAGCTCTGCGGCTTTCAAAGAGGCAAAAAGATTGTTTCAGGCGGGCGAGATCGGTGAGCTCAACTATGTTGAATCCAATAATGACCGGTTTAATGCTATCGGCGCGTGGAACTACTCCATACCCACGGATGCATCCGTGAATACGCTCGACTGGGAAACTTTCCTGGGCGATGCACCTAAAACGCCTTTTGATGCCAAGCGGTTTTTCAGATGGAGAAATTACCGCGACTATGGTACCGGGGTTGCCGGCGACCTGTTTGTGCATTTGATTACCGGCGTTCATTTTGTGACAAACACCATGGGTCCTGAGCGTATATTTTCTTCCGGTGAACTCAGCTACTGGAAAGACGGCCGGGATGTGCCCGACGTGCTGGTGTCCATTCTCGACTATCCCAAAACAGATGCTCATCCCAACTTCCAAACGGTCCTTCGCGTCAATTTTGCCAATGCGGGAGCGATCGCCAATAATACAAGGCTCATTGGTACCGAAGGACAAATTGAATTCACAGAAAACAACCTGATCCTGACCAAAAAGAAACTGCCGAAAGCGCCCGGATTTGGTGGATATGATAGTTACAATACCTTTTCGGAAGCGGAGCAGAAGGAGTTTAAGAAACAATACGATGCGCAATATGCGGAAGACACCCGCAAGGCTGAGCCTGTGAAGGAGGTCCGGTTCCAGGCACCCGAAAACGATGACCAGCATGCCAACCATTTCTGCGATTTCTTTGATAATGTCAAAAAGGGATCTCTGGCAACAGTTGAGGATCCGATTTTTGCGTTCAGGGCTGCTGCTCCGGTATTGGCCTGCAATGAGAGTTATTTTAGTAAAAAGATCGTCAACTGGGATCCGGTTGCCATGAAAAAGAAAAGTAAGTGA
- a CDS encoding SDR family NAD(P)-dependent oxidoreductase, translating into MVRDVLPGIRQFDLSGRSAVITGGPKGLGLAMAAGLASAGASVMLVSRTGAAGIAAAEMLTAEFGQKAIAFQADITREQDVQAMADHALESFGKIDILINSAGINIRGPIDQLTYADFEQVMNVNVNGTWLASRAVVPHMKAQQSGKIINMASALGLIGLADRTPYTASKGAVVQMTRALALELAPFGINVNAICPGPFLTEMNVPIANTPEAGKILASTALNRWAALKEIQGAAIFLASDAASYMVGSILAVDGGWTAR; encoded by the coding sequence ATGGTCCGGGACGTACTGCCGGGTATACGGCAATTTGATCTGAGCGGCAGGTCGGCGGTTATTACGGGCGGACCCAAGGGTTTAGGGCTCGCGATGGCCGCCGGACTTGCCTCGGCAGGCGCCAGCGTGATGCTTGTGAGCCGTACCGGCGCAGCAGGTATCGCAGCGGCGGAAATGCTTACGGCGGAGTTTGGTCAGAAGGCAATTGCTTTCCAGGCGGATATTACCCGTGAGCAGGATGTGCAGGCGATGGCTGACCATGCATTGGAGTCATTCGGGAAAATCGACATACTGATCAATAGTGCCGGAATAAATATCCGGGGTCCTATTGATCAGCTTACGTATGCCGATTTCGAGCAGGTCATGAATGTGAATGTCAATGGTACCTGGCTGGCCTCGCGCGCAGTTGTCCCGCACATGAAGGCGCAGCAAAGCGGTAAAATCATCAATATGGCAAGTGCGCTGGGGTTGATCGGCCTCGCAGACCGTACACCCTATACGGCAAGCAAAGGTGCTGTTGTTCAGATGACCCGCGCTCTGGCGCTCGAACTTGCTCCTTTCGGAATTAATGTCAATGCAATTTGTCCCGGCCCATTCCTGACGGAGATGAACGTTCCGATTGCAAATACTCCCGAAGCCGGCAAGATACTGGCTTCCACTGCGCTGAATCGCTGGGCAGCGCTGAAGGAAATCCAGGGCGCAGCCATTTTCCTGGCCAGTGATGCGGCGAGCTATATGGTAGGTTCCATACTTGCCGTCGATGGCGGCTGGACAGCGCGCTGA
- a CDS encoding T9SS type A sorting domain-containing protein yields the protein MKTLATFLLIFAGGELLAQANTQSGIYGAANSAKAGTISLDWVIGSLVPDRLAAFPVRLISFEGKRNNAGGADLYWKTAEETSNQGFEVQKSADGRMFQKLGWVDGSNTDAEKAYTFTDPALTNTSYYRLKQINYDGSFTISRVIVVIPENESIDHLLAFPVPSEDGRVSITLPEKTQMLNLSDVKGISLLNKTLPPDKTTIYLPASGMYLLHVRTKAESKTIKLLRK from the coding sequence ATGAAAACCCTGGCTACATTTCTACTCATCTTTGCCGGCGGAGAACTCCTTGCTCAGGCAAATACGCAGTCAGGGATCTACGGAGCTGCCAACAGTGCCAAAGCGGGTACCATCAGCCTTGATTGGGTGATTGGGTCCCTGGTACCTGACAGGCTTGCTGCATTTCCCGTACGGCTGATCAGCTTTGAGGGAAAGCGTAATAATGCAGGCGGCGCTGACCTTTATTGGAAAACCGCGGAGGAAACATCCAATCAGGGCTTTGAAGTGCAGAAATCCGCCGATGGCAGGATGTTCCAGAAGCTCGGCTGGGTAGACGGCTCCAACACGGATGCAGAAAAAGCTTACACCTTCACCGATCCTGCACTGACAAACACCAGCTACTATCGTTTGAAACAAATCAATTATGACGGCAGCTTTACCATCAGCCGGGTCATTGTAGTGATTCCTGAAAATGAAAGCATTGATCATCTGCTGGCATTTCCCGTCCCTTCAGAAGATGGCCGTGTGAGCATTACCCTGCCGGAAAAGACCCAGATGTTAAACCTTTCGGACGTTAAGGGAATTTCATTGTTAAATAAAACACTTCCCCCGGATAAAACGACAATTTACCTGCCGGCTTCCGGCATGTACCTGCTGCATGTCCGGACCAAAGCCGAAAGCAAAACCATCAAGCTGCTGAGAAAGTAG
- a CDS encoding tail fiber domain-containing protein, which produces MKAFTSFIFLLILAIRLHAQAPEQFSFQGVARNAGGQVVANATVAIRLSILKNTAFGEVVYRETHKPLTSSGGAFTLIVGTGTADHGQFSDIDWKAASWFLHVEADPAGGAAFVDLGTTQFLSVPYAIFSNQSNQAVHASTADKALQADKATNADKAALADKAMHADSSKEATHAVSADKFQDDKLIVLKGNYSQGESLGAGPVGSALIWYPKKAAFRAGVIDNGAWDDGNVGQGSSALGLNTKASGEFSTALGGLSVASGADAVAMGKSSIASGDFSLAGGTASEAKGQAAVAFGYQSMASKTGSVALGINANSAADYAVALGHLSRAYGENSISIGHDLYAKSEHGIAMGQFNDDQDNPSDVQPLRRLFQLGNGTAYNKRSNALTILQNGNVGLGKNALFPQYILDIDGRPRLRHNGQTAGLYFNSSQQQPNGFVGMYDDQALGIYLGNAWQFYVMENGNANLKGKLYDNSDRRLKKEITQLSNSLTSLSKLKGYHYYWKDLTKSRMIQTGVIAQEVEAILPELVLTGKDGMKSVDYLGFIPHLIEAVKDLKSQVEQLKESNKTLVDKNRRLTTQLAAGNQVPASTEQMNEIYERLINLEARLGNNAKSLSTATPFGK; this is translated from the coding sequence ATGAAAGCTTTTACTTCGTTTATCTTTCTGCTTATTCTTGCGATTCGCTTGCATGCACAGGCACCCGAGCAGTTCAGCTTCCAGGGTGTGGCGCGGAATGCCGGCGGACAGGTTGTGGCCAATGCCACGGTGGCAATCAGACTTTCTATTTTAAAGAATACAGCCTTTGGTGAGGTTGTGTACAGGGAAACACACAAGCCACTGACGTCATCAGGTGGAGCATTCACCCTCATTGTAGGAACCGGTACCGCAGACCATGGTCAATTTTCCGATATAGACTGGAAAGCCGCAAGCTGGTTTTTACACGTTGAAGCAGACCCCGCCGGCGGGGCGGCCTTTGTGGATCTCGGCACCACGCAGTTCCTGAGCGTACCTTATGCGATCTTTTCAAACCAAAGTAATCAAGCTGTGCATGCTTCCACCGCAGATAAAGCCTTGCAGGCAGACAAAGCAACGAACGCGGACAAGGCTGCTCTGGCTGATAAGGCCATGCATGCAGATTCCTCAAAGGAGGCTACCCACGCGGTTTCAGCAGACAAATTTCAGGATGACAAGCTCATTGTTCTGAAAGGAAATTATAGTCAGGGTGAAAGCCTGGGAGCCGGACCCGTTGGCTCTGCATTAATATGGTATCCCAAAAAAGCGGCTTTCAGGGCCGGGGTAATTGATAATGGCGCGTGGGATGACGGGAATGTCGGTCAGGGATCAAGTGCTTTGGGCCTTAATACCAAAGCTTCGGGGGAATTTTCCACTGCATTGGGCGGATTGTCTGTCGCATCCGGTGCAGATGCGGTTGCAATGGGTAAGTCATCTATTGCTTCGGGAGATTTTTCACTCGCAGGCGGAACTGCTTCCGAGGCCAAGGGACAAGCTGCTGTTGCCTTTGGATATCAGAGCATGGCATCAAAAACAGGATCCGTAGCATTGGGAATCAACGCCAATTCAGCTGCGGACTATGCTGTTGCTTTGGGTCATCTCAGCCGTGCTTATGGTGAAAATTCAATATCGATAGGACATGATCTGTATGCAAAATCAGAACACGGGATTGCCATGGGGCAGTTTAACGATGATCAGGACAATCCAAGCGATGTTCAGCCACTAAGACGGTTGTTCCAGCTTGGAAATGGAACTGCCTACAACAAGCGATCTAATGCATTAACCATTCTCCAGAACGGCAATGTAGGTTTAGGCAAAAATGCTCTTTTCCCTCAGTATATCCTGGATATTGACGGCCGGCCCAGGCTGCGGCATAATGGGCAGACCGCGGGATTGTACTTTAATTCTTCACAACAGCAGCCGAATGGTTTTGTAGGGATGTATGACGATCAGGCACTCGGAATCTATTTGGGCAATGCCTGGCAGTTTTACGTGATGGAAAATGGAAATGCAAACTTAAAGGGTAAGCTGTATGACAATTCAGACCGAAGATTAAAAAAAGAAATTACCCAATTGTCCAACAGCCTGACAAGTCTTTCCAAACTGAAAGGATACCATTATTATTGGAAAGACCTTACAAAATCAAGAATGATTCAAACAGGGGTAATAGCACAAGAAGTTGAGGCAATTTTACCAGAGCTGGTTCTCACCGGCAAAGATGGGATGAAGTCCGTCGACTATCTTGGCTTTATCCCGCACCTCATTGAAGCCGTCAAAGATTTAAAATCACAGGTAGAGCAGCTTAAAGAAAGCAACAAAACGCTGGTGGACAAAAACCGACGCCTGACTACACAGCTGGCTGCCGGCAATCAGGTGCCGGCCTCTACTGAACAGATGAACGAGATATATGAGCGGCTGATCAACCTGGAAGCCAGGCTTGGCAATAATGCAAAAAGCCTATCTACCGCAACTCCATTCGGCAAATGA